CGGCAACCGTACGCGCACAACTACGACGATGGCGAGGTCGTCGTCGACGCTGCGACGGGCGGCCTGACGAGCGGCCTCGACCCGTTCCTGCGCGAGTCCGGTGGAACGTGGGTGGCGTGGGGCGACGGCGACGCGGACCGCGAGGTCGTCGACGCGGACGACCGCGTGCGCGTTCCCCCGGAGGACCCCGCGTACGACCTGCGGCGCGTGTGGCTCGACGACGACGACGTCGAAGGGTACTACTACGGGTTCAGCAACCGTGTTCTCTGGCCGATCTGTCACGGGTTCCTGGGGAACGTCCACAGCGAGCCGTCGTACTGGCAGCGGTACCGCGACGTGAACGAGCGGTTCGCGGACGTCGTCGCCGACGACCTCGGTGCGGGCGACGACCCGATCGTGTGGTTCCAGGACTACCACCTGGCGCTTGCGCCGCGAATGGTTCGACGTGCTGCGCCCGACGGCGCCGGCCTCCTGCAGTTCTGGCACATCCCGTGGCCGACGTGGGACACGTTCCGTGCGTGCCCGCACGGTCGCGCCATCCTCCGCGGACTCCTCGGGAACGACGTGCTCGGGTTCCACGTCGAGCGGTACAGCCGGAACTTCCTGGAGTGCGTCGACCGTGCGCTAGAGGACGCGGCCGTGGACTACGACCGCGGGCTGGTCGAGTACGATGGCGAGGCGACGGACGTCGTCGAGTGCCCGCTCGGGATCGAGGTCGACCGCGTCGAGGACGGCGCCGAAGAGGGCGAGGCCGCCGGCGTCTGGGAGTCCTTCGCCGCCGAGCACGGCATTCGCGAGGACGCGACGATCGCGCTCGGCGTCGAGCGCCTGGACTACACGAAGGGCATCCCCGAACGCCTGCGGGCGCTCGAGACGGTGTGGGAGACCGAACCCGAGTGGCGGGGCGAACTCACGTACGTCCAGAACGCCTCGGAGAGCCGGTCGCGCATCCCCGAGTACGCGGCCGTCCAGGAGACCGTGGAGTCGGAGATCGCGCGGATCAACGACCGGTTCGGGACCGAGGATTGGACGCCGATCGTGTACACGACCGACCGCCTGTCGCCCGCGGAACTGTACGGGCTGTACCGGCGCGCGGACGTCGGGATCGTCAGTGCGGTCCGCGACGGCCTGAACCTCGTCGCGCCGGAGTACGTCGCGGCACAGGACCGCGCGGAGCCGGGCGTACTCGTGTTGAGCGACCAGACGGGCGTACACGATCGCCTGGGGCGGTCCGCGCTCTCGGTGTCGCCACTGGACTGCTCGGGGTTCGCGGCGACGATCACGGTCGCGTTGAACATGTCCCTGAAGGACCGGCGGCGCCGCCACGCGTTGCTCCGGGACGACGTCGTATCGGACTCGCTGTCCGAGTGGGTTCGGACGTTCGCGGCGGCGGTCGCACGGACCGAACCGGCGCTCCCGGCGGTCACCGATGGTGGACGCTGAGCGACGCCCGCCGCGGATCGACGACCACCTGGAGACGGTGGCGTCCTCTCTCGGGACCGACGGCGGCCTGTTCGTGGGACTGGACTTCGACGGGACGCTCTCGCCGATCGCGTCGACGCCCGACGAGCCGGAGCTCGCGGCGGCGTGCCGCGACGCGCTGGCGGCGCTCGTGGCGCACCCGGGCGTGACCGTCGGCGTCGTCAGCGGTCGCGCGCTCGCGGACCTGAAGGAGCGCGTCGGCGTCGAGGGCGTCGTGTACGCGGGGAATCACGGCCTCGAGCTCGAGCACCGCGGGGAGACCGAGGTGCATCCCGCAGCGGCGACGCATCGCCCTCACCTCCGCGAGGTCCGCCGGGAACTCGAGGGGCGCGTCGGCGACGTCCGCGGGTGCGAGGTCGAGGACAAGGACCTCACGCTCTCCGTGCACTATCGGCGGACGCCGCCGGCGCTCGTCGAGAACGTCCGCGACGGCGTTCGCGACGTCGTCCCCGAGGACGACCCGGACCTCCGCGTCAACGAGGGGAAGGCGGTACTCGAGGTTCGGCCGGCGATCGACTGGGACAAGGGGTCGGCGATACTCTACCTCGTCGAGCACCTCGAGGGCGTGCGACGGATCGTGTACGTCGGCGACGACGTGACCGACGAGGACGCGTTCGACGTGCTCGACGACGAGGACGTCGGCGTCCACGTCGGACCGGGCCACGGGTCGGCAGCGGACTACCGAGTGGACTCTCAGGACGAGGTTGCGCCGTTCCTCTCGTGGGTCGCCGACGTCGTCGACGGGTCGTCGTGACTCACCCCTGCGTCGACGGGTCGTCGTGACTCACCGCTACGGGCGGTCGCGCTGGAACAGGCGGACGGTGTCGGCGTCGGGGTCGTAGTCGACGACGCCGTACGCTTCGAGCGTCGGCAGATGCCCGTGGTGGAGCCACGTGCGGACGCGGCGGACGCTCTCCTCGCCGACGTCTTCGGGCTCGCTGTCGTCGAGGAGTGCGACGCAGCCGCGAGCGAGGTCGTCGAGGTCGACCGTTCCGCCCGTCCGGTAGAGGTACGTGACGGCGGCGCGGCCGTAGGGGTCGGAGAGGACGTCCCTGAGGTCCTCGAACGGCGAGTCGTCGGGTGGAATGCGCTCGAATCGAGCGGGGTCGTCGTCGGGGGCTGGCATTGCTGTAGTCGTCTAGTCCCGTGGTGATACGTCGACTGCCTGCAACGGTCGTGTCGGGGACGCGACGACCGTGCCCGCGGGTGACTTCGAACGGTCCGACGCCCAGTCGCTGCTCTCGCGTGACTTCGAGCGGCTCGACGCCCAGTCGCTGCTCTCACGTGGCGGCGAGCGTTCCGACGTCGGCGTCTGGGCCGCTCTCGGGGTCGCGTTCGTGGACGGTCGCGACGACGTCGAGGAGATCGTCTTCGACGTCGTCGATGGGTGCGGTCGTGTCGACGGCCTCGAGCGCGCCGAGTGCGGTCGCCGCGCCGGTGCCGCGTGCCGCGGCGACGTCGTGGAGAACGCCGCCGTCGCGGTCGACGGTCCGGAGTTCGACGCTCCCCGACGGAGTTCGGCCGGCGACGAGCGCCTCGACGCCCGTCGAGGCCGCGACCTCGCCCGCGAGTTCGCCGACCGCGTCGATCGTCGGCTCCCGGCCGTGGTCGTCCCGGTAGCGGTCGACCTTCGCGTCGAGCGTCCGGGTGAACGCCGCGACGTTCCCGGGGTCGCCGACGGCCGCGCAGAGCGCGGCGCCGAGGTCGTGGATGCGGTCGACCTGGTCGTTCGCGACGACGTCGTTCTGCACGTGTCGGCGGTCGGCTGCGAGGACGACGCCGCCGGCGCTCTCGACCCCGATGATGGTGGCCATACGAGGAGGTTTGGACTTCAGATGGAAAGCGATTGCCCCTACGGGCGTCCCGCGTCGGACCGCGACCGCCCGATGGCGCCGGCGGTCCCGAGCCACGTCCCGAGTGCGAGCCCGTAGACGACGTGACCGACGTGGAAGACGAGGCGTTCCTCGCCGTCGAGGTCGACGTCGAGGAGTCGTCCCAGGAGGATGCGATTACCGAGCACGGAGAGGACGAGAGCGTATGCGACGCCGGCGAGGAGGGTGACGCGATCGTCGCGCTCGCCGGGGTCGTCCCCGAGCCGCGAGAGCGCGAGCCCGAGGACGCTCCCGGCGCCGGCGCCGTAGCCGAAGTGTAGCGCGAGCGCCTGGAGCGGGTACGACGACGGGTCGCCATCGCCGACGTACTGCGCCCAGAACTCGGCCGTCGGCGGCAGTCCCTCGAACAGCGGGATGCGGTACGCGGTCATCGCGAGCGTCCCGACGAGCCCGCCGACGGCACCGCTCGCGACCGCTCGCGCCAGCGAACGGCGGTTCGAGCCGGAGCGGTCCCCTCCGGTCGTGGTCGCGTCACTGTCCTCGTCGGCCGGGCGGAGACTCGTTGGCATCCCGTAGACGATGGCCTCGGCGACCGCTTGAACGTGTTGCCGGGCGTCGCAGGCCCCCGCCGGCGACCGCGCCGAACGTACCTTCGACCTCCGGCGACGCCACGAACGTCCCGCAGTCGACGTCACGAACGTCCCTCAGGCGGCGCCGTACATGGACGTCGCGTTCCGGTCGTCGACGTCGACGGAGCGGACGTCGTTCGAGAGGACGGCGTTGACGACGGCGCCGACGAGCACGATCAGCGAGGCGAAGTACAGCCAGGTGAGGATGAGGATGGCGCCGCCGAGGAACCCCGATCCACCCCCCGACCCGCCGTAGGAGACGTACACCTGGAACAGCGCCTGGAGCACCGCCCAGCCGACGGCCGCGAACAGGGCTCCGGGGAGCGCCGAGCGGACTTCCATCTCGACGTCCGGGAAGAAGTAGTAGATGGGGAGGAAGGCGACGGTGAGTCCGACCACGAGCGCGAGCGGCATCAGTACGCCGGCGTAGGGGACGTCGAGGAACGCGACCGCGGTGCTGGCGACGACGACCGCGACGACCGCGATCAGGAGGCCGCCGAGCGCGGCCAGCGAGTCCGTGGCCTTGTCCAGAAACGACTCGTCTGGGTTCGCGTAGTAGATCTCGAGGAAGGCGGTGTCGAGGCTTATGAACAGGCGGAGCGCGCCCCAGCCGAGGACGACGATGCTGATGATTGACGTGCTCGACACGCCGGACTGTCGACGCAGGGCCGCACCGAGGAGCTCCTGGGCTTGCGCGGGGAGGAAGGAGGCGGTCGCGGCGACGATCTGGTCGATGAGCGCCTGGTCGCCGACGACTCCCAGGACGACGAACAGCAGGACGAACAGCGGGAGCAGCGAGAGAAACGCGGAGAACGCGACGCTCCCGGCCATGAACGAGACGTTCCGTTCGGTGAACGTCTCGTACATCCGCCAGAGGCGTGGCGAGCGATTCCTGAGTCGGGACTCGAACCCGTCGATGACGGACATACGGGTTCAAGCGGCCGCAATCGAATAACGCCCCGGCTTCCGTGTGCGCGGTCGGGTTCGCGCAACCACGGCCGAGGGTAGCGTCGGTGCGGTCGATGTGACCTGAATCCGAGGACCAGGCGGGTCAGGAATTCGCGCCCTGTACGCTTAACAACCGCTGGGGCGAACGTGCAGCGTATGCACATCGGCGTTCACACGCCTCCGCTCTACGACCGGTCGATCGAGGCGGCCATCGAGTACCTGAGCGACCTCGGCGTGACCGCGATCGAGCCCGGCGTCGGCGGCAATCCAGGCTCCACGCACATGCGTCCGGAGACGTACCTCGACGACCCGGACGCCCAGACCACCCTCCAGAACACCCTGGACGAACACGGCATGGAGATCAGCGCGCTCGCGACGCACAACAATCCGCTGCATCCAGACGACGAACGCGCGAGCGAGGCGGACGACGACCTCCAGACGGCGATCGAGCTCGCCGACCAGTTCGACGTCGACTGCGTCACGTGCTTCTCGGGGCTCCCGGCGGGCGCGCCCGGTGATTCGGTCCCGAACTGGATCACGGCGCCGTGGCCGCCC
This genomic window from Halorubellus sp. JP-L1 contains:
- a CDS encoding trehalose-6-phosphate synthase; this translates as MQQDTPNGNATATDEFGDDDARSVLAGRDLVVVSNRQPYAHNYDDGEVVVDAATGGLTSGLDPFLRESGGTWVAWGDGDADREVVDADDRVRVPPEDPAYDLRRVWLDDDDVEGYYYGFSNRVLWPICHGFLGNVHSEPSYWQRYRDVNERFADVVADDLGAGDDPIVWFQDYHLALAPRMVRRAAPDGAGLLQFWHIPWPTWDTFRACPHGRAILRGLLGNDVLGFHVERYSRNFLECVDRALEDAAVDYDRGLVEYDGEATDVVECPLGIEVDRVEDGAEEGEAAGVWESFAAEHGIREDATIALGVERLDYTKGIPERLRALETVWETEPEWRGELTYVQNASESRSRIPEYAAVQETVESEIARINDRFGTEDWTPIVYTTDRLSPAELYGLYRRADVGIVSAVRDGLNLVAPEYVAAQDRAEPGVLVLSDQTGVHDRLGRSALSVSPLDCSGFAATITVALNMSLKDRRRRHALLRDDVVSDSLSEWVRTFAAAVARTEPALPAVTDGGR
- the otsB gene encoding trehalose-phosphatase; its protein translation is MVDAERRPPRIDDHLETVASSLGTDGGLFVGLDFDGTLSPIASTPDEPELAAACRDALAALVAHPGVTVGVVSGRALADLKERVGVEGVVYAGNHGLELEHRGETEVHPAAATHRPHLREVRRELEGRVGDVRGCEVEDKDLTLSVHYRRTPPALVENVRDGVRDVVPEDDPDLRVNEGKAVLEVRPAIDWDKGSAILYLVEHLEGVRRIVYVGDDVTDEDAFDVLDDEDVGVHVGPGHGSAADYRVDSQDEVAPFLSWVADVVDGSS
- a CDS encoding YihY/virulence factor BrkB family protein, producing MSVIDGFESRLRNRSPRLWRMYETFTERNVSFMAGSVAFSAFLSLLPLFVLLFVVLGVVGDQALIDQIVAATASFLPAQAQELLGAALRRQSGVSSTSIISIVVLGWGALRLFISLDTAFLEIYYANPDESFLDKATDSLAALGGLLIAVVAVVVASTAVAFLDVPYAGVLMPLALVVGLTVAFLPIYYFFPDVEMEVRSALPGALFAAVGWAVLQALFQVYVSYGGSGGGSGFLGGAILILTWLYFASLIVLVGAVVNAVLSNDVRSVDVDDRNATSMYGAA